One Helianthus annuus cultivar XRQ/B chromosome 7, HanXRQr2.0-SUNRISE, whole genome shotgun sequence genomic region harbors:
- the LOC110868556 gene encoding 60S acidic ribosomal protein P2, with product MKVVAAYLLALLGGNTSPSAEDLKSILGSVGADCDDDKIELLLSEVKGKDITELIASGREKLASVPSGGGGVAVAAAAGGGAAPAAAAAAESKKEEKVEEKEESDDDMGFSLFD from the exons ATGAAGGTTGTTGCTGCATATTTGCTCGCTTTGTTGGGAGGTAACACCTCTCCGTCTGCTGAGGATTTGAAGAGCATCCTCGGTTCAG TTGGAGCTGATTGCGATGATGATAAAATTGAATTGTTGCTGTCAGAGGTTAAGGGTAAAGATATCACTGAACTAATTGCATCAGGAAGGGAAAAGTTAGCTTCAGTTCCTTCAGGAGGTGGCGGTGTTGCGGTTGCTGCTGCAGCTGGTGGTGGCGCTGCCCCTGCAGCCGCCGCCGCTGCTGAgtcaaagaaagaagaaaaggtcGAAGAGAAAGAAGAGTCTGATGAT GACATGGGATTCAGTTTGTTTGACTGA
- the LOC110868558 gene encoding probable nucleolar protein 5-2 — translation MLVLFETPAGFALFKVLDEGKLSKVDDLWKEFSSADTARQIVKLKAFSKFENTSEALSAATLLLDSKPSKGLRKFLRAHCDGESLAVADSKLGNAIKEKLQIDCVHNQTVMELMRGVRSQLTELITGLGAQDLAPMSLGLSHSLSRYKLKFSPDKVDTMIIQAIGLLDDLDKELNTYAMRVREWYGWHFPELAKIVQDNILYAKAVKLMGYRTNAAKLDFSEILSEEIEAELKEAAVVSMGTEVSELDLINIKDLCDQVLSLSEYRAQLYDYLKSRMNTIAPNLTAIVGELVGARLIAHGGSLLNLAKQPGSTVQILGAEKALFRALKTKHATPKYGLIYHASLIGQAAPKHKGKISRSLAAKTALAIRCDALGDNQDNSMGIENRLKLEARLRSLEGRELGRSAGTTKGKPKIEAYNKDFKKGDGAMITPAKTYNAAADSVLGRMEAEAEKDTEIAAPPSDEVKKDKKKKKKKAVAEEEETAAAEEDVGKKKDKKKRKHATEEAVEEENVEKKKKKRKHAEADDEEEEDEKPSKKKKDKKKKKSEE, via the exons ATGTTAGTTCTTTTCGAAACCCCAGCGGGTTTTGCCCTTTTCAAAGTGTTGGATGAAGGAAAGCTTTCCAAAGTCGAT GATCTGTGGAAGGAGTTTTCGTCTGCAGATACAGCTAGACAG ATTGTAAAGCTAAAAGCTTTTTCCAAGTTTGAGAACACATCAGAAGCGCTATCGGCAGCTACTCTGTTGCTCGACAGCAAGCCCAGCAAAGGTTTACGCAAGTTCTTGCGCGCGCATTGTGACGGTGAGTCGTTGGCGGTTGCGGATTCGAAACTTGGAAATGCTATCAAGGAGAAGTTG CAAATCGACTGTGTTCATAACCAAACCGTTATGGAACTTATGAGGGGCGTAAGAAGTCAACTGACCGAACTCATAACCGGTTTAGGTGCCCAAGATTTAGCTCCGATGAGCTTGGGTTTGTCTCATAGTTTGTCAAGATACAAGCTTAAGTTCAGCCCAGATAAG GTGGATACAATGATCATTCAAGCTATTGGCTTGTTAGACGATCTCGATAAAGAGCTTAACACTTACGCTATGAGGGTTCGCGAGTGGTACGGTTGGCATTTTCCCGAGCTTGCTAAGATCGTACAAGACAATATTCTTTACGCCAAGGCAGTGAAGCTCATGGGTTACCGCACAAACGCTGCAAAACTTGATTTCTCCGAG ATATTGTCGGAAGAGATTGAAGCGGAGTTAAAAGAGGCTGCTGTAGTTTCTATGGGAACCGAAGTCAGCGAACTTGATTTGATTAATATTAAGGATCTGTGTGATCAAGTGTTATCTCTTTCGGAATACCGTGCACAATTGTACGATTATTTAAAAAGCAGGATGAATACGATAGCTCCAAATCTGACCGCTATTGTCGGAGAACTTGTCGGTGCTCGTCTTATTGCTCACGGAGGTAGTTTGTTGAATCTCGCAAAACAGCCCGGGAGTACAGTTCAGATTCTCGGTGCCGAAAAGGCTCTTTTTAGGGCTTTAAAGACAAAACACGCAACCCCTAAATACGGGCTTATTTATCATGCGAGTTTAATCGGTCAAGCGGCACCGAAACATAAGGGGAAAATTTCACGTTCTCTTGCGGCTAAAACAGCGTTGGCTATTCGATGTGATGCTCTTGGTGATAACCAAGATAATTCTATGGGGATAGAGAATCGTCTCAAG CTTGAAGCGAGATTAAGAAGTCTTGAAGGTCGGGAACTTGGACGTTCTGCGGGAACGACTAAAGGCAAGCCGAAGATTGAAGCATACAACAAGGATTTCAAGAAAGGAGACGGAGCAATGATCACCCCTGCAAAG ACTTACAATGCAGCGGCAGATTCGGTTCTCGGGCGGATGGAAGCAGAGGCTGAGAAAGACACAGAGATAGCGGCACCACCATCCGACGAGGTgaaaaaagataaaaagaaaaagaagaagaaagccGTTGCCGAAGAAGAAGAAACCGCTGCGGCAGAAGAAGACGTCGGTAAGAAGAAAGACAAgaagaaaaggaaacatgcaaCCGAAGAAGCTGTCGAGGAGGAGAATGtcgagaagaagaaaaagaagagaaagcatGCGGAAGCTGACgatgaagaagaggaagatgAAAAACCGAGTAAGAAGAAGAAAgataagaaaaagaagaaatcgGAAGAGTGA